In Eremothecium gossypii ATCC 10895 chromosome IV, complete sequence, the genomic stretch AGAAAAGGCATTCTCAGAAGCAGGCTTTACAAAAGGAACTTTCCCGTCGGCCTATTAGGATAGCAAGTTTCGCATTCGTGAAAACGACCTATTAAGAATGCGGGCATATGCCCTAAAAGTATATTAATGGCTTAGACACCCTAGATGTCTGTATGAGTTTACATAGTTTGCGGTATAACGCGTCAGTATGCGATGGTAACAACCTATATACACTCTCATTTTTCCTCTGCGGATTCAAAGTGGAATTGCACACCCCATAATTCTCTGCGTACTCCAAAGATACTACTGAGTATCCTGTCCTCGGGCAACTTAAAGCTCTCGAGATGGCTGAATCCCTTCTTCTTGAGGAGGCTCTTCATGTATTTATCAAACGAATAGACATCCACGAGAAGCTTCATCGACTGGCCGGTTGAATACTTGCCCGACTGTTTCTGTATCTTCTTGGTCCTGACTAGTGCCCAGTCCAAAAGGTCTTCTAGTATTCCACTTTTCAAATAAACGAAACGGCAGCCGATGGTAGAAACTCCCACGACGAGCGTGTCCTTGGTAGATAGCCCCTTGTTCTCCTTGACCGAAACCAGCGCGATGGGGGTTTCCCGGTAGACCACGACGTGCGTGTTGTTAACTTCCTCACTCTTCGCAACCTCGGAGTCGCCCTCGGCAAGGTTTGACAGGTTCACCTTAAAGATATTAGCACCCTTTGACTCCAAAATCGCGTCTGTCTTGCTCTTAAACAACGCCGCATTCATCTTGGCGAGTGTAGTAATGGTCAGCGACGACACGACACACAGCACAATAATAGCGCTGATGAGCTCTTTCTTGTTCAGCACGGCGAATGCCGTCAGCTGCTCGATCACCGACTGTGACGGACCGGCAGGTAGCACACAGCTGTTTCCCATATAGACTGCAACAGCCAACATTATTACCGACAACGTGATCGGATGGCGCGCTACGTGCTTGTTCGCGAGCGACTCCTTCTGCTTCAGAAAGTCGATCGGAAGGTTTAAAGCGGCTGTAGCGAGCTCTGGAGTCAGTGCCGATCCGTAGATGGTGGGTGGCGCATCGTTGTCAATGGGGTTTGTAAGCTTAGGATCTAGCTGTGGAACAACCATCTTAACGTGCAATATTCAGCTTGGAGCCTCGAGAAATGGATCGGCGTGCTCTCAACGGTCGTTGCAATCAGTGCAGATTACATCGAGTAGGTGAAGCAGCCTGTTTTAACTTTTTTCAACCCAAAATTAAAGTGCCCGCACGTGGAACAcgtggtcacgtgacaaaCCGGGCGTCGAAGAAGATGGCACGATAACATACCATCATGGAATAGTCCATAGCATTGCCATTAGCCGCCCGCTACCTACTGCACTGCCGGAGCGGAGGTAGTTGGCGGCGATGCGGGCGGCCAGCGCGCGGTAGCCTAAGAGTCAAGAATGGTGGCGATGCTCGTCAGACTCACAGACGTGTGAATGCTGTTTGCATGGCGGTTCGAGCCCCGGccctgcggcggctgcggcgtcTGCGACGTGCCGATGCTGAGTACGCTGGGCGCGGCGACCGTGTGGCGGCCGCGGTCCACAATGCTGGCGGGGGGGATACCGATCGTGCTGGAGTTCGTGTCGAAGGTCTTGTTCGAGAACACGGTCGCGCGGGTCGACTGCACCGAGTGCACGTCCGAAAACGTGCTGGACTTGAGCGATGACGAGCACATCGACACCAACGGTACCGTGCTCGCGTTGTCGTTCGCACCCTCGAACTCGACCCGCGGCGCCGGTGCGCACGCGCCTCCGCGCAGCTTACagcgcgccggcgccgtcTGCACGCTCCGCACCGACCGCGCcgacgagctgctgctgctgtgcgACCCCCTCGGCGTGCTCACCACCGACTCCGAGCTTTCCGCAGCCCTTTCCTTGCTCTCCGGCTCCGTCCGCCGCGCCATGCTCCGCCCCGGCCGCGCCCCCGCCAGGCCTGCCTTGTGATCCTTATTCGGCTGGATGATCCTTTTGACCCATACAGATAACTTGTTTCTGCGCTCTGTCTCTTCTGTTAATATCCACACCTCTCAATTTGCGCAGCGCCTGCCCTGCGCCGTCCCGAATCACGCGCCCAGAGTTGGTTAGTCATAACCAGCGACCCAAACCGCCCCGGGAATGAAAGGGACCAAGCATACCCTCTCCAGCCACATACCTTGAAAAGTATTGCTCTGATTGTTGGAACTGGACATCACCACTCTCTCCAAAATTTTCTTTGTGGTGATTAGTAGCTAAAGAATCACTTATATACTTGTCAGTTTTGAGGCTATTCAAGCCTACTTTCCATTGACAAAGTCACATCTCGTTACAACTTCACAGTTGGGTAGCTActcgagcagcaggcgaTGGGTTCAGACAGTAAGCTGCAGCATTCGAGGTTGGATAGCCACGCTTTGCCGGCCTGGCAGCCAGATTGGTGACACACCTTCACAGTCTACTGATGGGGGTTAAAGTAGTAAGAGATCATGGGATAGCGCCGTCTTGCGCATGAATGGAGGACCGGCCGCCATTGCTGCAGCAGGAAGAAGACTGCAGCAGGAAGAAGACTGCGGTGGGTGACGACGGGGCGCACACGGTGCGGGGAGAGTGTCTCGGGCCCGTTGTGGGTGCATACCACATACCTGGACGGCGATATGTTGGACGGGCTACATGACACGGAGAAGCATACTGGCGGCGAAGGCGGATAACAACATGCGACTAGTGTGGCCGTGCAGCGCAATGGCTCGGCGTGTATGGCGCAGATATGCGCCGACGGCTGACGAAGACGTGCGACAAGTAGCTGGCCTTCCAGTGCTCGAATGTTGCAACATCGAGCCTGCACCTCTGTGCTATGCGAAGCCCTGCTTGCGGTGTGCCTGTGGCAACTCTAAGTTCACCATTTCTTCGACATACCCAAGGAGGAATTTCCAGCGCCGGGCTGCGACGGCGGCGTCCTGTGCCTTTTTGCCTGGCGGTATTCTACGGGGCGCAC encodes the following:
- the PHO86 gene encoding Pho86p (Syntenic homolog of Saccharomyces cerevisiae YJL117W (PHO86)), translating into MVVPQLDPKLTNPIDNDAPPTIYGSALTPELATAALNLPIDFLKQKESLANKHVARHPITLSVIMLAVAVYMGNSCVLPAGPSQSVIEQLTAFAVLNKKELISAIIVLCVVSSLTITTLAKMNAALFKSKTDAILESKGANIFKVNLSNLAEGDSEVAKSEEVNNTHVVVYRETPIALVSVKENKGLSTKDTLVVGVSTIGCRFVYLKSGILEDLLDWALVRTKKIQKQSGKYSTGQSMKLLVDVYSFDKYMKSLLKKKGFSHLESFKLPEDRILSSIFGVRRELWGVQFHFESAEEK
- a CDS encoding uncharacterized protein (Syntenic homolog of Saccharomyces cerevisiae YKR045C; 1-intron), coding for MSSSNNQSNTFQERRNKLSVWVKRIIQPNKDHKAGLAGARPGRSMARRTEPESKERAAESSESVVSTPRGSHSSSSSSARSVRSVQTAPARCKLRGGACAPAPRVEFEGANDNASTVPLVSMCSSSLKSSTFSDVHSVQSTRATVFSNKTFDTNSSTIGIPPASIVDRGRHTVAAPSVLSIGTSQTPQPPQGRGSNRHANSIHTSVSLTSIATILDS